One segment of Manihot esculenta cultivar AM560-2 chromosome 4, M.esculenta_v8, whole genome shotgun sequence DNA contains the following:
- the LOC110614106 gene encoding zinc finger BED domain-containing protein RICESLEEPER 2 isoform X2 — protein MTSMDIDSPSTPIMAITPVILPDNNEAPISEEQPNKRRRKKSIVWEHFTIETVGAGCMRACCKQCKKSFAYITGSKLAGTSHLKRHIALGICPVSRQKNEASQVTPGVKTDPPKRRYRATPGLGSIPFDQDRCNHEIAKMIIQHEYPLHIVEHPGFIDFVRTLQPQFNMVSFNTIQGECVAIYLREKQNLLNLFSGIPGRVSLTLDLGISNFNIGYAFVTGHFIDDEWNLHRRVLNVVMLPFPDSDYAFNQAVVSCISDWNLESRLFTLTLDQSFSNETMVGNLRGLLSVRNPLVLNGQLLKGNCYARVLSRLAQDAIGAMGEVTRRIRESVKYVKTSDTHDEKFSELRQQLQVPSTKELIIDDQTKWNTTYQMLVAACELKEVFACLDTSDPVYKINPSMDDWKQVEILCTYLKLFYDAACILTGPTYPPANAFYHEVSKIQLELTHAAISQDPFVSNLTKPLKEKFDQYWRDCFLVLAIAVVMDPRFKMKLVEFSFSRIFGEDAGMWIKIVDDGIHELFLEYLTPNLSLSTSFMEAEDMGISRSEILQEVPPQELSPQEACFEEVSLHVVHPVDVPSQEQSQGAALKDVKPEVATPQVHPKEESPLDASSQVIHHHHNEVAQQEVHAQELPMQEMQTQELPVQEMNTQEMPVQELHSQEASVQEMHSQEASVQEMHTQEAPVQEMHTYEGPLQEVHTQVAPVQEVHTQEAPVSEVQEMHTQEELVQEVHTQEAPVQEMHTQEELVQEVHTQEAPVQEMHTQEAPVQQEVPLQDADTPQVPAEEVSAQETHTQAVSAEEMNAQEVSAEEMNAQEVSVEEMNAQEVSVEEMNAQEVSVEEMNAQEVSAQEMHTQEVPPQEMQVEDLSQVMHSQEVPAQEMHPPEMVAEVHSQELMSQEMHMSESHTLQHPPESQTQEMHLPESLAQEMHPPESQTQEINTTDPRPQAMHLQEVQTHEMHSQDAQNHDVHSQEVQTNDFHSQALQDHGMHIQETEIHSIHSQEAQTHESLRQEAMSQEMHQQEFSQEMHHHALSQEIQPYEGHHQDLPLLSIGDGLSDFDVYISEISNSQHLKSELDQYLEESLLPRVQEFDVLGWWKLNKLKYPTLSKMAADILSIPISTVDPDSVFDTGSKKIDSYRSSLRPVTLEALVCAKDWLQYAPSALSMETSNAIVKMEY, from the exons ATGACTTCTATGGACATTGACTCCCCTTCAACCCCTATTATGGCCATTACTCCTGTAATTCTTCCTGATAACAATGAAGCTCCCATTTCCGAGGAGCAGCCCAATAAACGCAGAAGAAAGAAGTCGATTGTTTGGGAACACTTCACCATAGAAACTGTTGGTGCTGGTTGTATGAGGGCCTGTTGCAAGCAGTGCAAGAAATCATTTGCTTATATAACTGGTTCAAAGCTAGCAGGAACCAGCCACCTTAAGCGACACATTGCCTTGGGGATCTGTCCAGTAAGCCGTCAGAAAAATGAAGCATCCCAAGTGACGCCAGGTGTAAAAACTGATCCACCTAAAAGACGCTATCGAGCAACGCCTGGACTTGGAAGCATTCCCTTTGATCAAGATCGTTGCAACCATGAGATAGCTAAGATGATTATACAGCATGAATATCCTCTGCACATAGTGGAACATCCTGGCTTCATTGATTTTGTCCGAACTCTTCAACCCCAGTTCAATATGGTGAGTTTCAACACCATTCAAGGGGAATGTGTGGCAATATACCTAAGGGAAAAGCAAAACCTGTTGAATCTTTTCAGCGGGATACCTGGACGAGTCAGCCTTACATTGGATTTAGGGATCTCAAACTTTAATATTGGCTATGCTTTTGTAACAGGACACTTCATTGATGATGAGTGGAATTTACATCGCCGGGTCCTTAATGTTGTCATGCTTCCTTTTCCTGATTCAGATTATGCCTTCAATCAAGCTGTAGTGTCTTGCATATCTGATTGGAATTTGGAGAGCAGGCTATTTACCCTTACCCTTGATCAGTCCTTTTCAAATGAAACTATGGTAGGAAATCTCAGAGGCCTTCTATCTGTCAGAAATCCACTCGTGTTGAATGGTCAATTGCTGAAAGGGAATTGCTATGCTCGTGTTTTAAGTCGTCTTGCACAAGATGCAATTGGTGCAATGGGGGAAGTTACCAGGAGAATCCGTGAAAGTGTGAAGTATGTGAAAACCTCAGATACACATGATGAAAAGTTTTCGGAGCTCAGGCAACAACTTCAAGTCCCTAGCACAAAAGAGCTCATCATTGATGATCAAACCAAATGGAACACTACTTACCAAATGCTGGTAGCTGCCTGTGAATTAAAGGAAGTATTTGCTTGCTTGGATACCTCTGACCCTGTTTACAAGATAAACCCATCAATGGATGATTGGAAGCAGGTGGAAATTCTCTGCACATATTTGAAGCTTTTCTATGATGCAGCTTGCATTTTAACTGGCCCAACATATCCTCCTGCTAATGCATTTTATCATGAAGTGTCCAAAATTCAGCTAGAGCTGACACATGCAGCCATTAGTCAGGATCCCTTTGTCAGCAACCTGACCAAACCTTTGAAAGAGAAGTTTGATCAATATTGGAGGGACTGCTTTCTGGTTTTGGCAATTGCTGTGGTAATGGATCCAAGATTTAAGATGAAGCTTGTTGAGTTCAGTTTTTCTAGGATCTTTGGAGAGGATGCTGGTATGTGGATCAAGATTGTTGATGATGGGATTCATGAACTCTTTCTTGAATATCTCACACCAAATCTTTCTTTATCGACTTCTTTTATGGAAGCAGAGGATATGGGTATCTCCCGATCAGAGATTCTTCAAGAGGTACCTCCTCAAGAATTATCACCCCAGGAAGCATGCTTTGAAGAAGTATCCCTTCATGTGGTGCACCCTGTGGATGTGCCTTCCCAGGAACAGTCCCAAGGAGCAGCCCTTAAAGATGTAAAGCCTGAAGTGGCTACTCCCCAAGTGCACCCTAAAGAAGAATCTCCACTAGATGCATCATCTCAAGTGATACACCATCATCATAATGAAGTAGCCCAACAGGAGGTGCACGCCCAAGAATTACCAATGCAAGAGATGCAGACACAGGAACTTCCTGTGCAGGAGATGAATACTCAAGAAATGCCAGTGCAGGAGCTGCACTCTCAAGAAGCATCAGTGCAGGAGATGCACTCTCAAGAAGCATCAGTGCAGGAGATGCACACTCAAGAAGCACCAGTGCAGGAGATGCACACTTATGAAGGACCATTGCAGGAGGTGCACACTCAAGTAGCACCAGTGCAGGAGGTGCACACTCAAGAAGCACCAGTGTCGGAGGTGCAGGAGATGCACACTCAGGAAGAATTGGTGCAGGAGGTGCACACTCAGGAAGCACCCGTGCAGGAGATGCACACCCAGGAAGAATTGGTGCAGGAGGTGCACACTCAGGAAGCACCAGTGCAGGAG ATGCACACTCAAGAAGCACCAGTACAACAAGAAGTACCATTGCAAGATGCAGACACTCCTCAAGTACCTGCTGAAGAGGTCTCTGCTCAAGAGACACACACTCAAGCGGTGTCTGCTGAAGAGATGAATGCTCAAGAAGTGTCTGCTGAAGAGATGAATGCTCAAGAAGTGTCTGTTGAAGAGATGAATGCTCAAGAAGTGTCTGTTGAAGAGATGAATGCTCAAGAAGTGTCTGTTGAAGAGATGAATGCTCAAGAAGTGTCTGCACAAGAGATGCACACTCAAGAAGTACCACCTCAAGAAATGCAAGTTGAAGATCTTTCTCAAGTGATGCATTCTCAAGAAGTACCAGCCCAAGAGATGCACCCCCCAGAAATGGTGGCTGAAGTGCACAGTCAAGAACTGATGTCTCAAGAGATGCACATGTCAGAATCACACACACTGCAGCACCCTCCAGAATCACAGACCCAGGAGATGCACCTTCCAGAATCACTGGCCCAGGAGATGCACCCTCCAGAATCACAGACCCAGGAGATAAACACTACAGATCCACGACCCCAGGCAATGCACCTTCAAGAAGTACAAACCCATGAGATGCATTCTCAGGATGCCCAGAATCATGATGTACACTCTCAAGAAGTACAGACTAATGATTTTCACTCTCAAGCATTACAGGATCATGGAATGCACATTCAAGAAACAGAGATTCACAGTATTCACTCTCAAGAAGCACAGACCCATGAGAGCCTTCGTCAAGAAGCAATGAGTCAAGAGATGCACCAGCAAGAGTTTTCCCAAGAGATGCACCATCACGCTCTCTCTCAAGAGATACAGCCTTATGAAGGGCACCATCAAGATTTACCTCTGCTATCTATTGGAGACGGGCTTTCAGATTTTGATGTGTATATCTCCGAGATTTCAAATAGCCAACACTTGAAATCAGAATTGGATCAGTATCTGGAGGAGTCTCTTTTGCCTAGGGTACAAGAGTTTGATGTGTTGGGTTGGTGGAAACTAAACAAACTGAAGTACCCGACTCTATCCAAGATGGCTGCTGATATTTTGTCAATACCAATTTCTACTGTTGATCCTGATTCTGTATTTGACACTGGAAGTAAAAAGATAGACAGCTACCGGAGTTCATTGCGACCTGTGACACTCGAAGCCCTTGTTTGTGCTAAGGATTGGCTCCAATATGCACCATCGGCATTGTCAATGGAGACTTCTAATGCAATTGTTAAAATGGAATATTAG
- the LOC110614106 gene encoding zinc finger BED domain-containing protein RICESLEEPER 2 isoform X1 gives MTSMDIDSPSTPIMAITPVILPDNNEAPISEEQPNKRRRKKSIVWEHFTIETVGAGCMRACCKQCKKSFAYITGSKLAGTSHLKRHIALGICPVSRQKNEASQVTPGVKTDPPKRRYRATPGLGSIPFDQDRCNHEIAKMIIQHEYPLHIVEHPGFIDFVRTLQPQFNMVSFNTIQGECVAIYLREKQNLLNLFSGIPGRVSLTLDLGISNFNIGYAFVTGHFIDDEWNLHRRVLNVVMLPFPDSDYAFNQAVVSCISDWNLESRLFTLTLDQSFSNETMVGNLRGLLSVRNPLVLNGQLLKGNCYARVLSRLAQDAIGAMGEVTRRIRESVKYVKTSDTHDEKFSELRQQLQVPSTKELIIDDQTKWNTTYQMLVAACELKEVFACLDTSDPVYKINPSMDDWKQVEILCTYLKLFYDAACILTGPTYPPANAFYHEVSKIQLELTHAAISQDPFVSNLTKPLKEKFDQYWRDCFLVLAIAVVMDPRFKMKLVEFSFSRIFGEDAGMWIKIVDDGIHELFLEYLTPNLSLSTSFMEAEDMGISRSEILQEVPPQELSPQEACFEEVSLHVVHPVDVPSQEQSQGAALKDVKPEVATPQVHPKEESPLDASSQVIHHHHNEVAQQEVHAQELPMQEMQTQELPVQEMNTQEMPVQELHSQEASVQEMHSQEASVQEMHTQEAPVQEMHTYEGPLQEVHTQVAPVQEVHTQEAPVSEVQEMHTQEELVQEVHTQEAPVQEMHTQEELVQEVHTQEAPVQEVHTQEAPVQEMHTQEAPVQQEVPLQDADTPQVPAEEVSAQETHTQAVSAEEMNAQEVSAEEMNAQEVSVEEMNAQEVSVEEMNAQEVSVEEMNAQEVSAQEMHTQEVPPQEMQVEDLSQVMHSQEVPAQEMHPPEMVAEVHSQELMSQEMHMSESHTLQHPPESQTQEMHLPESLAQEMHPPESQTQEINTTDPRPQAMHLQEVQTHEMHSQDAQNHDVHSQEVQTNDFHSQALQDHGMHIQETEIHSIHSQEAQTHESLRQEAMSQEMHQQEFSQEMHHHALSQEIQPYEGHHQDLPLLSIGDGLSDFDVYISEISNSQHLKSELDQYLEESLLPRVQEFDVLGWWKLNKLKYPTLSKMAADILSIPISTVDPDSVFDTGSKKIDSYRSSLRPVTLEALVCAKDWLQYAPSALSMETSNAIVKMEY, from the coding sequence ATGACTTCTATGGACATTGACTCCCCTTCAACCCCTATTATGGCCATTACTCCTGTAATTCTTCCTGATAACAATGAAGCTCCCATTTCCGAGGAGCAGCCCAATAAACGCAGAAGAAAGAAGTCGATTGTTTGGGAACACTTCACCATAGAAACTGTTGGTGCTGGTTGTATGAGGGCCTGTTGCAAGCAGTGCAAGAAATCATTTGCTTATATAACTGGTTCAAAGCTAGCAGGAACCAGCCACCTTAAGCGACACATTGCCTTGGGGATCTGTCCAGTAAGCCGTCAGAAAAATGAAGCATCCCAAGTGACGCCAGGTGTAAAAACTGATCCACCTAAAAGACGCTATCGAGCAACGCCTGGACTTGGAAGCATTCCCTTTGATCAAGATCGTTGCAACCATGAGATAGCTAAGATGATTATACAGCATGAATATCCTCTGCACATAGTGGAACATCCTGGCTTCATTGATTTTGTCCGAACTCTTCAACCCCAGTTCAATATGGTGAGTTTCAACACCATTCAAGGGGAATGTGTGGCAATATACCTAAGGGAAAAGCAAAACCTGTTGAATCTTTTCAGCGGGATACCTGGACGAGTCAGCCTTACATTGGATTTAGGGATCTCAAACTTTAATATTGGCTATGCTTTTGTAACAGGACACTTCATTGATGATGAGTGGAATTTACATCGCCGGGTCCTTAATGTTGTCATGCTTCCTTTTCCTGATTCAGATTATGCCTTCAATCAAGCTGTAGTGTCTTGCATATCTGATTGGAATTTGGAGAGCAGGCTATTTACCCTTACCCTTGATCAGTCCTTTTCAAATGAAACTATGGTAGGAAATCTCAGAGGCCTTCTATCTGTCAGAAATCCACTCGTGTTGAATGGTCAATTGCTGAAAGGGAATTGCTATGCTCGTGTTTTAAGTCGTCTTGCACAAGATGCAATTGGTGCAATGGGGGAAGTTACCAGGAGAATCCGTGAAAGTGTGAAGTATGTGAAAACCTCAGATACACATGATGAAAAGTTTTCGGAGCTCAGGCAACAACTTCAAGTCCCTAGCACAAAAGAGCTCATCATTGATGATCAAACCAAATGGAACACTACTTACCAAATGCTGGTAGCTGCCTGTGAATTAAAGGAAGTATTTGCTTGCTTGGATACCTCTGACCCTGTTTACAAGATAAACCCATCAATGGATGATTGGAAGCAGGTGGAAATTCTCTGCACATATTTGAAGCTTTTCTATGATGCAGCTTGCATTTTAACTGGCCCAACATATCCTCCTGCTAATGCATTTTATCATGAAGTGTCCAAAATTCAGCTAGAGCTGACACATGCAGCCATTAGTCAGGATCCCTTTGTCAGCAACCTGACCAAACCTTTGAAAGAGAAGTTTGATCAATATTGGAGGGACTGCTTTCTGGTTTTGGCAATTGCTGTGGTAATGGATCCAAGATTTAAGATGAAGCTTGTTGAGTTCAGTTTTTCTAGGATCTTTGGAGAGGATGCTGGTATGTGGATCAAGATTGTTGATGATGGGATTCATGAACTCTTTCTTGAATATCTCACACCAAATCTTTCTTTATCGACTTCTTTTATGGAAGCAGAGGATATGGGTATCTCCCGATCAGAGATTCTTCAAGAGGTACCTCCTCAAGAATTATCACCCCAGGAAGCATGCTTTGAAGAAGTATCCCTTCATGTGGTGCACCCTGTGGATGTGCCTTCCCAGGAACAGTCCCAAGGAGCAGCCCTTAAAGATGTAAAGCCTGAAGTGGCTACTCCCCAAGTGCACCCTAAAGAAGAATCTCCACTAGATGCATCATCTCAAGTGATACACCATCATCATAATGAAGTAGCCCAACAGGAGGTGCACGCCCAAGAATTACCAATGCAAGAGATGCAGACACAGGAACTTCCTGTGCAGGAGATGAATACTCAAGAAATGCCAGTGCAGGAGCTGCACTCTCAAGAAGCATCAGTGCAGGAGATGCACTCTCAAGAAGCATCAGTGCAGGAGATGCACACTCAAGAAGCACCAGTGCAGGAGATGCACACTTATGAAGGACCATTGCAGGAGGTGCACACTCAAGTAGCACCAGTGCAGGAGGTGCACACTCAAGAAGCACCAGTGTCGGAGGTGCAGGAGATGCACACTCAGGAAGAATTGGTGCAGGAGGTGCACACTCAGGAAGCACCCGTGCAGGAGATGCACACCCAGGAAGAATTGGTGCAGGAGGTGCACACTCAGGAAGCACCAGTGCAGGAGGTGCACACTCAGGAAGCACCAGTGCAGGAGATGCACACTCAAGAAGCACCAGTACAACAAGAAGTACCATTGCAAGATGCAGACACTCCTCAAGTACCTGCTGAAGAGGTCTCTGCTCAAGAGACACACACTCAAGCGGTGTCTGCTGAAGAGATGAATGCTCAAGAAGTGTCTGCTGAAGAGATGAATGCTCAAGAAGTGTCTGTTGAAGAGATGAATGCTCAAGAAGTGTCTGTTGAAGAGATGAATGCTCAAGAAGTGTCTGTTGAAGAGATGAATGCTCAAGAAGTGTCTGCACAAGAGATGCACACTCAAGAAGTACCACCTCAAGAAATGCAAGTTGAAGATCTTTCTCAAGTGATGCATTCTCAAGAAGTACCAGCCCAAGAGATGCACCCCCCAGAAATGGTGGCTGAAGTGCACAGTCAAGAACTGATGTCTCAAGAGATGCACATGTCAGAATCACACACACTGCAGCACCCTCCAGAATCACAGACCCAGGAGATGCACCTTCCAGAATCACTGGCCCAGGAGATGCACCCTCCAGAATCACAGACCCAGGAGATAAACACTACAGATCCACGACCCCAGGCAATGCACCTTCAAGAAGTACAAACCCATGAGATGCATTCTCAGGATGCCCAGAATCATGATGTACACTCTCAAGAAGTACAGACTAATGATTTTCACTCTCAAGCATTACAGGATCATGGAATGCACATTCAAGAAACAGAGATTCACAGTATTCACTCTCAAGAAGCACAGACCCATGAGAGCCTTCGTCAAGAAGCAATGAGTCAAGAGATGCACCAGCAAGAGTTTTCCCAAGAGATGCACCATCACGCTCTCTCTCAAGAGATACAGCCTTATGAAGGGCACCATCAAGATTTACCTCTGCTATCTATTGGAGACGGGCTTTCAGATTTTGATGTGTATATCTCCGAGATTTCAAATAGCCAACACTTGAAATCAGAATTGGATCAGTATCTGGAGGAGTCTCTTTTGCCTAGGGTACAAGAGTTTGATGTGTTGGGTTGGTGGAAACTAAACAAACTGAAGTACCCGACTCTATCCAAGATGGCTGCTGATATTTTGTCAATACCAATTTCTACTGTTGATCCTGATTCTGTATTTGACACTGGAAGTAAAAAGATAGACAGCTACCGGAGTTCATTGCGACCTGTGACACTCGAAGCCCTTGTTTGTGCTAAGGATTGGCTCCAATATGCACCATCGGCATTGTCAATGGAGACTTCTAATGCAATTGTTAAAATGGAATATTAG